The Globicephala melas chromosome 13, mGloMel1.2, whole genome shotgun sequence genome includes a region encoding these proteins:
- the ANKRD12 gene encoding ankyrin repeat domain-containing protein 12 isoform X3, with product MIQKSSVKIIHSEEARSVNPSSVDENIDSETEKDSLICESKQIVPSKAALPCALDEYEFKDDEEEAVNKMIDGRRILRKELRRENETQVEKSSLFVKQEKAFYPKSFKSKKQKPSRVLYSSSESSDEEILQNKKCSAPCSVPETSNSDIQTRKEYGVSNEHKQKGKVKRKLKNQNKNKENQELKQEKEGKENTRVTNLTVNTALDCSEKTREEGNFRKSFSPKDDTSLHLFHISTGKSPKHSCGLSEKQSTPLKQEHSKTCLSPGSSEMSLQPDLVRYDNIESEFLPESSSVKSCKHKEKNKHQKDFHLEFGEKSNAKIKDEDHSPTFENSDCTLKKMDKEGKTLKKHKLKHKEREKEKHKKEIEGEKEKYKNRDGAKELQRSVEFDREFWKENFFKSDETEDLFLSMEHESLTLEKKSKLEKNIKDDKSTKEKHVSKERNFKEEREKIKKESEKSFREEKIRDLKDERENVPTDKETEFSSLGISASEESIGLHSVEKEIEIEKQEKHMKESKEKSEKRFQSKEKDVEKAERKNSEKEKKIKHEHKSEKDRLDPSECVDRIKEKDKLYSHHTEKCHKEGEKIKNITTVKKTDDREKSREKIDRKHDKEKLEKERHPAESKEKHLMEKKKQSDNTEYTKSEKSKNKEKDREVDKKEKSRDNVNITNSKQFQEERRSSIADSNKAQHEKTFSLKEKTKDEPLRTPDGKEKDKKDKDIDRYKERDKHKDKVQLSSSLKVKPEADKPKPKSSPASKDTRPKEKRLVNDDLMQTSFERMLSLKDLEIEQWHRKHKEKIKQKEKERLRNRNCLELKVKDKEKTKHVPAESKNKELTRSKSSELTDAYTKEKRCKDAVSNRSQSVDTKNTVNLGKSSFVSDNSLNRSPRSESEKPGLSSRSVSMISVASSEDSCHTTVTTPRLPVEYDSDFMLEGSDSQMSFSQSPFLSIAKSPALHERESDSLTELPERIKASYTSRLPTAHLRSSSVEDAKLVMNEGRPTAEVRRCSMPSVICEHTKHFQTISEESGQDGLVVPRDACPSPKPEVPSDVPERELSSASNTHSSFAASPTRSVNSKYTSADTNGIKSTAAVGTLMDSPVYLEPSNQVGVIQSKSWEIPVDRREALSASDFICPNSTTSDQDSSVQGFCNSEHKILKEQNIDFVSLHQTELPGNTCAQDPASFLPSQQPCSFHSQSLSDAESISKPRSLSYVANQEPGILQQKNAIQIINSVLDTDNESTKDMENTFILTDVQKTDAFVPVFSESTVQETAPNFEKANTLPVLPSEKDFNGSDASSQPNTHYAFSKLMYKSSSGHEAENSTSDIQVISHEKENKLESLVLTHLNDKCDSDLCEMNAGMPKGNLNEQDNPKHCPESEKCLLSIEDEESQQSTLSSLENHSQQPGQPEMHRYGHLVKVELEESAEDDKTENQIPQRMTRNKANTIANQSKQILATCTLLADKDTESSSPRGRIRLTEEDDPQIHHPRKRKVSRVPQPVQASPSLLQAKEKTQQSLAAIVDSLKLDEIQPYSSERANPYFEYLHIRKKIEEKRKLLCSVIPQAPQYYDEYVTFNGSYLLDGNPLSKICIPTITPPPSLSDPLKELFRQQEVVRMKLRLQHSIEREKLIVSNEQEVLRVHYRAARTLANQTLPFSACTVLLDAEVYSVPLDAQSDDSKTSVRDRFNARQFMSWLQDVDDKFDKLKTCLLMRQQHEAAALNAVQRLEWQLKLQELDPATYKSISIYEIQEFYVPLVDVNDDFELTPI from the exons ATGATTCAAAAATCATCAGTAAAAATCATCC ATTCTGAAGAGGCTCGGTCTGTAAATCCTTCCAGTGTTGATGAAAATATTGActctgagacagagaaagactctCTCATCTGTGAAAGTAAACAAATAGTTCCCAGTAAAGCAGCTCTTCCATGTGCCCTTGATGAGTATGAGTTCAAAGATGACGAGGAGGAAGCAGTGAACAAGATGATCGATGGCAGGCGCATTCTTAGGAAAGAGCTGAGAAGAGAGAACGAGACTCAAGTAGAAAAGAGTAgcttatttgtaaaacaggagAAAGCTTTCTATCCTaaatcatttaaaagtaaaaaacaaaagccatCTAGGGTTTTGTATTCAAGTTCTGAAAGTTCAGATGAAGAAATTCTTCAGAACAAAAAGTGTTCTGCTCCATGTTCTGTCCCTGAAACATCGAATTCTGATATACAAACCAGAAAGGAATATGGAGTTTCAAATGAACACAAACAGAAAggcaaagttaaaagaaaattaaagaaccagaacaaaaataaagaaaaccaagagctgaagcaagaaaaagaggggaaagaaaatacCAGAGTAACAAACTTGACAGTTAATACTGCACTAGATTGTTCAGAAAAGACCAGAGAGGAGGGGAATTTTAGGAAATCTTTTAGTCCAAAAGATGATACTTCAttacatttatttcatatttccacTGGTAAATCTCCCAAACATTCTTGTGGACTCAGTGAAAAGCAGTCAACACCACTAAAACAAGAACATTCTAAGACATGTTTATCACCAGGAAGTTCTGAAATGTCATTACAGCCTGATCTTGTTCGGTATGATAATATAGAATCTGAATTCTTGCCAGAAAGTTCAAGTGTAAAATCTTGTAagcataaggaaaaaaacaaacatcagaaAGATTTCCACTTAGAATTTGGTGAAAAGTCAAATGCCAAAATAAAGGATGAAGATCACAGTCCAACATTTGAAAACTCAGATTGCACgctgaaaaaaatggataaagagggtaaaacattaaaaaagcataaattaaaacataaagaaagggaaaaagaaaagcataaaaaagaaattgaaggtgaaaaggaaaaatacaaaaatagggATGGTGCTAAAGAGCTGCAGCGGAGTGTGGAATTTGATAGAGAATTttggaaagagaatttttttaaaagtgatgaaaCTGAAGATCTATTTTTAAGTATGGAACATGAGTCCctaacattagaaaaaaaatcaaagctggagaaaaacataaaagatgATAAATCAACCAAGGAAAAGCATGTCTCCAAAGAGAGGAACTTTAAAGAAGAACgagaaaagattaaaaaggaaagcGAGAAATCTtttagggaggaaaaaataagagatttgaaagatgagagagagaatgtaCCAACTGATAAAGAAACAGAATTCAGTTCTTTAGGTATAAGTGCCAGTGAAGAGTCTATAGGGTTACATTcagtggaaaaggaaatagaaattgaaaaacaagaaaagcatatgaaagaaagtaaggaaaaatCTGAGAAACGGTTTCAGAGTAAAGAAAAGGATGTTGAGaaggctgaaagaaaaaattctgaaaaagagaagaagataaaacatgagcataagtcagagaaagacaggtTAGATCCTAGTGAATGTGttgacagaataaaagaaaaagacaagctaTATTCACATCACACAGAAAAATGCCATAAAGAAGGTGAGAAGATAAAAAACATTACTACCGTTAAAAAAACTGATGACAGagagaaaagtagagaaaagatAGATAGGAAACATgacaaagaaaaacttgaaaaagaGAGACATCCTGCAGAGAGCAAAGAGAAGcacttgatggaaaaaaaaaaacaatcagatAATACTGAGTATACTAaatcagaaaaaagcaaaaataaagaaaaagatagggaggtagataaaaaggaaaaatctagaGATAATGTAAATATAACTAACTCCAAACAGTTCCAGGAAGAGAGGAGGTCAAGTATAGCAGATAGCAATAAAGCACAACATGAAAAAACTTTCtctcttaaagaaaaaacaaaagatgagCCTTTGAGAACTcctgatggaaaagaaaaagacaaaaaagataaagatataGACAGATACAAAGAACGAGACAAACACAAGGATAAAGTTCAACTAAGTAGTTCACTCAAAGTAAAACCCGAAGCAGATAAGCCTAAACCTAAGTCATCACCAGCATCAAAAGATACTCGACCCAAAGAAAAGAGGCTAGTGAATGATGACTTAATGCAGACCAGCTTTGAGCGGATGCTAAGCCTTAAAGACCTAGAAATAGAGCAGTGGCACagaaaacacaaggaaaagattaagcaaaaagaaaaggaacggTTGAGAAATCGTAATTGTTTAGAACTtaaagtaaaagataaagaaaaaacaaagcatgtACCAGCTGAGTCCAAAAATAAAGAACTTACTAGGTCGAAGAGTTCAGAGTTGACTGATGCTTATACCAAGGAGAAACGTTGCAAAGATGCTGTAAGTAACAGGTCACAATCTGTCGACACCAAAAATACAGTGAATTTAGGCAAGTCATCCTTTGTTTCAGATAATAGCTTAAACAGATCTCCTAGATCAGAAAGTGAAAAGCCAGGTCTCAGCTCCAGGTCCGTATCCATGATTTCGGTGGCTAGCTCAGAAGATTCTTGCCATACTACAGTGACAACCCCAAGGCTTCCAGTGGAGTATGACTCAGACTTCATGTTAGAGGGTTCAGATTCCCAAATGTCCTTTTCCCAGTCACCGTTTTTGTCAATTGCCAAATCTCCTGCCCTTCATGAGAGGGAGTCGGATAGCCTGACTGAACTACCAGAGCGGATTAAAGCATCTTATACGAGCAGACTTCCAACAGCCCATCTCCGGTCCTCCTCGGTAGAAGATGCTAAACTAGTTATGAATGAGGGGAGACCAACTGCAGAAGTTCGAAGATGTAGCATGCCATCTGTCATTTGCGAACATACAAAACACTTCCAAACAATATCAGAAGAAAGCGGTCAAGATGGCTTAGTTGTGCCAAGAGATGCTTGTCCTTCTCCCAAACCTGAGGTACCCTCGGATGTGCCTGAAAGAGAACTTTCAAGTGCGTCTAACACACATTCCAGTTTTGCAGCCTCTCCAACTAGATCTGTAAACAGCAAATACACTTCTGCTGATACAAATGGTATCAAGAGCACTGCTGCAGTGGGCACTTTGATGGACAGTCCTGTGTATCTAGAGCCGTCTAATCAGGTTGGTGTGATCCAAAGTAAATCATGGGAAATACCTGTTGATAGACGGGAGGCATTAAGCGCCAGTGACTTCATCTGCCCAAATTCTACTACATCTGATCAAGATTCCTCTGTTCAGGGTTTTTGTAACTCTGAacacaaaatattgaaagaacagaatattgattttgtatccttgcACCAGACTGAATTGCCAGGAAACACTTGTGCTCAGGATCCAGCATCCTTTCTCCCTTCACAGCAACCTTGCTCTTTTCACAGCCAATCACTTTCAGATGCTGAATCTATTTCTAAGCCTAGATCTTTGTCATATGTTGCCAATCAAGAACCAGGTATTTTACAACAGAAAAATGCAATTCAAATTATCAATTCTGTTTTAGATACTGATAATGAATCTACAAAAGATATGGAGAATACTTTTATCCTAACAGATGTTCAGAAGACAGATGCCTTTGTCCCAGTGTTCTCTGAAAGCACTGTTCAAGAAACAGCACCGAATTTTGAGAAAGCTAATACTTTGCCTGTATTACCATCAGAAAAGGACTTTAATGGAAGTGATGCCTCTTCCCAGCCAAATACACATTATGCATTTAGCAAACTGATGTATAAGTCTTCCAGTGGCCATGAGGCTGAAAATAGCACTTCTGATATTCAGGTTAtttcacatgaaaaagaaaacaaactggagAGTTTGGTTTTGACTCATTTGAATGATAAGTGTGATTCTGATTTATGTGAAATGAATGCAGGGATGCCAAAAGGAAACCTGAATGAACAGGATAATCCAAAACATTGTCCTGAAAGTGAAAAGTGTTTGCTTTCCATAGAAGATGAAGAATCACAACAGAGTACTTTATCGAGTCTGGAAAACCATTCACAACAACCAGGTCAACCAGAAATGCACAGATATGGACACTTAGTTAAAGTAGAATTAGAAGAAAGTGCTGAAGATGATAAAACTGAAAACCAAATTCCTCAAAGGATGACTAGAAACAAAGCAAATACAATAGCAAATCAAAGCAAACAGATTCTTGCCACCTGTACACTGttagcagacaaagatactgagTCTTCATCTCCTCGAGGAAGAATAAGATTAACTGAGGAGGATGATCCTCAGATTCACCACCCACGGAAAAGGAAAGTGTCACGTGTGCCTCAGCCTGTGCAAGCAAGTCCCTCTTTACTGCaagcaaaagagaaaactcaGCAGTCTCTGGCAGCCATCGTGGACTCTCTGAAACTAGACGAGATCCAGCCGTACAGTTCAGAGAGAGCAAATCCGTATTTTGAATACTTgcacataaggaaaaaaatcgAAGAAAAACGCAAATTGTTGTGTAGTGTTATCCCTCAAGCACCTCAGTATTACGATGAATATGTGACATTTAATGGATCGTATCTCCTGGATGGAAACCCTTTAAGCAAGATCTGCATCCCCACA attacACCACCACCTTCCCTGTCAGATCCACTTAAAGAGCTTTTTCGACAACAGGAAGTTGTAAGGATGAAACTTCGTTTGCAACACAGTATTGAAAGG GAAAAACTCATTGTATCCAATGAACAGGAAGTTCTTCGGGTTCATTACAGAGCTGCAAGAACACTGGCAAATCAGACACTGCCGTTCAGCGCATGCACTGTTCTCCTGGATGCAGAAGTGTACAGCGTGCCGCTGGACGCCCAG tcTGATGACAGTAAAACTTCTGTGAGGGATCGTTTTAATGCAAGACAATTCATGTCTTGGTTACAAGATGTGGACGATAAATTTGACAAATTAAAG ACCTGTCTTTTAATGAGGCAACAACATGAAGCTGCAGCTTTAAATGCCGTCCAGAGGTTAGAATGGCAGCTCAAACTCCAGGAACTCGATCCTGCCACCTATAAATCTATCAGCATTTATGAAATCCAGGAGTTTTACGTGCCACTTGTTGATGTGAATGATGACTTTGAATTGACTCCTATATAG
- the ANKRD12 gene encoding ankyrin repeat domain-containing protein 12 isoform X4: MIDGRRILRKELRRENETQVEKSSLFVKQEKAFYPKSFKSKKQKPSRVLYSSSESSDEEILQNKKCSAPCSVPETSNSDIQTRKEYGVSNEHKQKGKVKRKLKNQNKNKENQELKQEKEGKENTRVTNLTVNTALDCSEKTREEGNFRKSFSPKDDTSLHLFHISTGKSPKHSCGLSEKQSTPLKQEHSKTCLSPGSSEMSLQPDLVRYDNIESEFLPESSSVKSCKHKEKNKHQKDFHLEFGEKSNAKIKDEDHSPTFENSDCTLKKMDKEGKTLKKHKLKHKEREKEKHKKEIEGEKEKYKNRDGAKELQRSVEFDREFWKENFFKSDETEDLFLSMEHESLTLEKKSKLEKNIKDDKSTKEKHVSKERNFKEEREKIKKESEKSFREEKIRDLKDERENVPTDKETEFSSLGISASEESIGLHSVEKEIEIEKQEKHMKESKEKSEKRFQSKEKDVEKAERKNSEKEKKIKHEHKSEKDRLDPSECVDRIKEKDKLYSHHTEKCHKEGEKIKNITTVKKTDDREKSREKIDRKHDKEKLEKERHPAESKEKHLMEKKKQSDNTEYTKSEKSKNKEKDREVDKKEKSRDNVNITNSKQFQEERRSSIADSNKAQHEKTFSLKEKTKDEPLRTPDGKEKDKKDKDIDRYKERDKHKDKVQLSSSLKVKPEADKPKPKSSPASKDTRPKEKRLVNDDLMQTSFERMLSLKDLEIEQWHRKHKEKIKQKEKERLRNRNCLELKVKDKEKTKHVPAESKNKELTRSKSSELTDAYTKEKRCKDAVSNRSQSVDTKNTVNLGKSSFVSDNSLNRSPRSESEKPGLSSRSVSMISVASSEDSCHTTVTTPRLPVEYDSDFMLEGSDSQMSFSQSPFLSIAKSPALHERESDSLTELPERIKASYTSRLPTAHLRSSSVEDAKLVMNEGRPTAEVRRCSMPSVICEHTKHFQTISEESGQDGLVVPRDACPSPKPEVPSDVPERELSSASNTHSSFAASPTRSVNSKYTSADTNGIKSTAAVGTLMDSPVYLEPSNQVGVIQSKSWEIPVDRREALSASDFICPNSTTSDQDSSVQGFCNSEHKILKEQNIDFVSLHQTELPGNTCAQDPASFLPSQQPCSFHSQSLSDAESISKPRSLSYVANQEPGILQQKNAIQIINSVLDTDNESTKDMENTFILTDVQKTDAFVPVFSESTVQETAPNFEKANTLPVLPSEKDFNGSDASSQPNTHYAFSKLMYKSSSGHEAENSTSDIQVISHEKENKLESLVLTHLNDKCDSDLCEMNAGMPKGNLNEQDNPKHCPESEKCLLSIEDEESQQSTLSSLENHSQQPGQPEMHRYGHLVKVELEESAEDDKTENQIPQRMTRNKANTIANQSKQILATCTLLADKDTESSSPRGRIRLTEEDDPQIHHPRKRKVSRVPQPVQASPSLLQAKEKTQQSLAAIVDSLKLDEIQPYSSERANPYFEYLHIRKKIEEKRKLLCSVIPQAPQYYDEYVTFNGSYLLDGNPLSKICIPTITPPPSLSDPLKELFRQQEVVRMKLRLQHSIEREKLIVSNEQEVLRVHYRAARTLANQTLPFSACTVLLDAEVYSVPLDAQSDDSKTSVRDRFNARQFMSWLQDVDDKFDKLKTCLLMRQQHEAAALNAVQRLEWQLKLQELDPATYKSISIYEIQEFYVPLVDVNDDFELTPI, encoded by the exons ATGATCGATGGCAGGCGCATTCTTAGGAAAGAGCTGAGAAGAGAGAACGAGACTCAAGTAGAAAAGAGTAgcttatttgtaaaacaggagAAAGCTTTCTATCCTaaatcatttaaaagtaaaaaacaaaagccatCTAGGGTTTTGTATTCAAGTTCTGAAAGTTCAGATGAAGAAATTCTTCAGAACAAAAAGTGTTCTGCTCCATGTTCTGTCCCTGAAACATCGAATTCTGATATACAAACCAGAAAGGAATATGGAGTTTCAAATGAACACAAACAGAAAggcaaagttaaaagaaaattaaagaaccagaacaaaaataaagaaaaccaagagctgaagcaagaaaaagaggggaaagaaaatacCAGAGTAACAAACTTGACAGTTAATACTGCACTAGATTGTTCAGAAAAGACCAGAGAGGAGGGGAATTTTAGGAAATCTTTTAGTCCAAAAGATGATACTTCAttacatttatttcatatttccacTGGTAAATCTCCCAAACATTCTTGTGGACTCAGTGAAAAGCAGTCAACACCACTAAAACAAGAACATTCTAAGACATGTTTATCACCAGGAAGTTCTGAAATGTCATTACAGCCTGATCTTGTTCGGTATGATAATATAGAATCTGAATTCTTGCCAGAAAGTTCAAGTGTAAAATCTTGTAagcataaggaaaaaaacaaacatcagaaAGATTTCCACTTAGAATTTGGTGAAAAGTCAAATGCCAAAATAAAGGATGAAGATCACAGTCCAACATTTGAAAACTCAGATTGCACgctgaaaaaaatggataaagagggtaaaacattaaaaaagcataaattaaaacataaagaaagggaaaaagaaaagcataaaaaagaaattgaaggtgaaaaggaaaaatacaaaaatagggATGGTGCTAAAGAGCTGCAGCGGAGTGTGGAATTTGATAGAGAATTttggaaagagaatttttttaaaagtgatgaaaCTGAAGATCTATTTTTAAGTATGGAACATGAGTCCctaacattagaaaaaaaatcaaagctggagaaaaacataaaagatgATAAATCAACCAAGGAAAAGCATGTCTCCAAAGAGAGGAACTTTAAAGAAGAACgagaaaagattaaaaaggaaagcGAGAAATCTtttagggaggaaaaaataagagatttgaaagatgagagagagaatgtaCCAACTGATAAAGAAACAGAATTCAGTTCTTTAGGTATAAGTGCCAGTGAAGAGTCTATAGGGTTACATTcagtggaaaaggaaatagaaattgaaaaacaagaaaagcatatgaaagaaagtaaggaaaaatCTGAGAAACGGTTTCAGAGTAAAGAAAAGGATGTTGAGaaggctgaaagaaaaaattctgaaaaagagaagaagataaaacatgagcataagtcagagaaagacaggtTAGATCCTAGTGAATGTGttgacagaataaaagaaaaagacaagctaTATTCACATCACACAGAAAAATGCCATAAAGAAGGTGAGAAGATAAAAAACATTACTACCGTTAAAAAAACTGATGACAGagagaaaagtagagaaaagatAGATAGGAAACATgacaaagaaaaacttgaaaaagaGAGACATCCTGCAGAGAGCAAAGAGAAGcacttgatggaaaaaaaaaaacaatcagatAATACTGAGTATACTAaatcagaaaaaagcaaaaataaagaaaaagatagggaggtagataaaaaggaaaaatctagaGATAATGTAAATATAACTAACTCCAAACAGTTCCAGGAAGAGAGGAGGTCAAGTATAGCAGATAGCAATAAAGCACAACATGAAAAAACTTTCtctcttaaagaaaaaacaaaagatgagCCTTTGAGAACTcctgatggaaaagaaaaagacaaaaaagataaagatataGACAGATACAAAGAACGAGACAAACACAAGGATAAAGTTCAACTAAGTAGTTCACTCAAAGTAAAACCCGAAGCAGATAAGCCTAAACCTAAGTCATCACCAGCATCAAAAGATACTCGACCCAAAGAAAAGAGGCTAGTGAATGATGACTTAATGCAGACCAGCTTTGAGCGGATGCTAAGCCTTAAAGACCTAGAAATAGAGCAGTGGCACagaaaacacaaggaaaagattaagcaaaaagaaaaggaacggTTGAGAAATCGTAATTGTTTAGAACTtaaagtaaaagataaagaaaaaacaaagcatgtACCAGCTGAGTCCAAAAATAAAGAACTTACTAGGTCGAAGAGTTCAGAGTTGACTGATGCTTATACCAAGGAGAAACGTTGCAAAGATGCTGTAAGTAACAGGTCACAATCTGTCGACACCAAAAATACAGTGAATTTAGGCAAGTCATCCTTTGTTTCAGATAATAGCTTAAACAGATCTCCTAGATCAGAAAGTGAAAAGCCAGGTCTCAGCTCCAGGTCCGTATCCATGATTTCGGTGGCTAGCTCAGAAGATTCTTGCCATACTACAGTGACAACCCCAAGGCTTCCAGTGGAGTATGACTCAGACTTCATGTTAGAGGGTTCAGATTCCCAAATGTCCTTTTCCCAGTCACCGTTTTTGTCAATTGCCAAATCTCCTGCCCTTCATGAGAGGGAGTCGGATAGCCTGACTGAACTACCAGAGCGGATTAAAGCATCTTATACGAGCAGACTTCCAACAGCCCATCTCCGGTCCTCCTCGGTAGAAGATGCTAAACTAGTTATGAATGAGGGGAGACCAACTGCAGAAGTTCGAAGATGTAGCATGCCATCTGTCATTTGCGAACATACAAAACACTTCCAAACAATATCAGAAGAAAGCGGTCAAGATGGCTTAGTTGTGCCAAGAGATGCTTGTCCTTCTCCCAAACCTGAGGTACCCTCGGATGTGCCTGAAAGAGAACTTTCAAGTGCGTCTAACACACATTCCAGTTTTGCAGCCTCTCCAACTAGATCTGTAAACAGCAAATACACTTCTGCTGATACAAATGGTATCAAGAGCACTGCTGCAGTGGGCACTTTGATGGACAGTCCTGTGTATCTAGAGCCGTCTAATCAGGTTGGTGTGATCCAAAGTAAATCATGGGAAATACCTGTTGATAGACGGGAGGCATTAAGCGCCAGTGACTTCATCTGCCCAAATTCTACTACATCTGATCAAGATTCCTCTGTTCAGGGTTTTTGTAACTCTGAacacaaaatattgaaagaacagaatattgattttgtatccttgcACCAGACTGAATTGCCAGGAAACACTTGTGCTCAGGATCCAGCATCCTTTCTCCCTTCACAGCAACCTTGCTCTTTTCACAGCCAATCACTTTCAGATGCTGAATCTATTTCTAAGCCTAGATCTTTGTCATATGTTGCCAATCAAGAACCAGGTATTTTACAACAGAAAAATGCAATTCAAATTATCAATTCTGTTTTAGATACTGATAATGAATCTACAAAAGATATGGAGAATACTTTTATCCTAACAGATGTTCAGAAGACAGATGCCTTTGTCCCAGTGTTCTCTGAAAGCACTGTTCAAGAAACAGCACCGAATTTTGAGAAAGCTAATACTTTGCCTGTATTACCATCAGAAAAGGACTTTAATGGAAGTGATGCCTCTTCCCAGCCAAATACACATTATGCATTTAGCAAACTGATGTATAAGTCTTCCAGTGGCCATGAGGCTGAAAATAGCACTTCTGATATTCAGGTTAtttcacatgaaaaagaaaacaaactggagAGTTTGGTTTTGACTCATTTGAATGATAAGTGTGATTCTGATTTATGTGAAATGAATGCAGGGATGCCAAAAGGAAACCTGAATGAACAGGATAATCCAAAACATTGTCCTGAAAGTGAAAAGTGTTTGCTTTCCATAGAAGATGAAGAATCACAACAGAGTACTTTATCGAGTCTGGAAAACCATTCACAACAACCAGGTCAACCAGAAATGCACAGATATGGACACTTAGTTAAAGTAGAATTAGAAGAAAGTGCTGAAGATGATAAAACTGAAAACCAAATTCCTCAAAGGATGACTAGAAACAAAGCAAATACAATAGCAAATCAAAGCAAACAGATTCTTGCCACCTGTACACTGttagcagacaaagatactgagTCTTCATCTCCTCGAGGAAGAATAAGATTAACTGAGGAGGATGATCCTCAGATTCACCACCCACGGAAAAGGAAAGTGTCACGTGTGCCTCAGCCTGTGCAAGCAAGTCCCTCTTTACTGCaagcaaaagagaaaactcaGCAGTCTCTGGCAGCCATCGTGGACTCTCTGAAACTAGACGAGATCCAGCCGTACAGTTCAGAGAGAGCAAATCCGTATTTTGAATACTTgcacataaggaaaaaaatcgAAGAAAAACGCAAATTGTTGTGTAGTGTTATCCCTCAAGCACCTCAGTATTACGATGAATATGTGACATTTAATGGATCGTATCTCCTGGATGGAAACCCTTTAAGCAAGATCTGCATCCCCACA attacACCACCACCTTCCCTGTCAGATCCACTTAAAGAGCTTTTTCGACAACAGGAAGTTGTAAGGATGAAACTTCGTTTGCAACACAGTATTGAAAGG GAAAAACTCATTGTATCCAATGAACAGGAAGTTCTTCGGGTTCATTACAGAGCTGCAAGAACACTGGCAAATCAGACACTGCCGTTCAGCGCATGCACTGTTCTCCTGGATGCAGAAGTGTACAGCGTGCCGCTGGACGCCCAG tcTGATGACAGTAAAACTTCTGTGAGGGATCGTTTTAATGCAAGACAATTCATGTCTTGGTTACAAGATGTGGACGATAAATTTGACAAATTAAAG ACCTGTCTTTTAATGAGGCAACAACATGAAGCTGCAGCTTTAAATGCCGTCCAGAGGTTAGAATGGCAGCTCAAACTCCAGGAACTCGATCCTGCCACCTATAAATCTATCAGCATTTATGAAATCCAGGAGTTTTACGTGCCACTTGTTGATGTGAATGATGACTTTGAATTGACTCCTATATAG